From Aedes albopictus strain Foshan chromosome 1, AalbF5, whole genome shotgun sequence, one genomic window encodes:
- the LOC109426542 gene encoding uncharacterized protein LOC109426542, with protein sequence MEKWEIQPFKYKSLPRNVVRSEWIKYKRNFDYIVAASGESDKTRMKNLYLARAGPDVQEVFASIPGADVPEDKENGVDPYAVTMQKLDAYFSPKQHETFERNVFWTLKPSPEETLEKFMLRFQDQASKCNFGSSAMESRAISVIDKVILFAPSDLKEQLLQKDSLDIDEVVKIVGSYESVKHQAQQMNQSSSGFTESDINAAGRSTINKIRNIPFKDCMRCGKRDHIANDPKCPARGKECIKCKRIGHFAARCRTPAGKRRYAEEPRPGPSKGFKRQRVHEIETEDERKDRSFIFSINDGGEFLWLKLGGVTLQLLIDSGCKKNIINEKAWEYMKNNGA encoded by the coding sequence ATGGAGAAGTGGGAGATTCAGCCTTTTAAATACAAATCATTGCCTCGCAATGTTGTCCGCAGTGAGTGGATTAAGTACAAGCGGAACTTCGACTATATCGTCGCGGCTTCTGGAGAAAGCGATAAAACGCGCATGAAAAATCTGTACCTTGCCAGAGCCGGACCAGACGTTCAGGAAGTATTCGCATCCATTCCGGGGGCAGATGTACCTGAGGACAAGGAAAATGGCGTGGATCCGTATGCTGTCACTATGCAGAAGCTGGATGCTTACTTTTCCCCTAAGCAGCATGAAACATTCGAACGCAACGTCTTCTGGACACTTAAGCCGAGCCCGGAAGAGACACTGGAGAAGTTTATGTTGCGTTTCCAGGATCAAGCCAGCAAGTGCAACTTCGGGAGCAGCGCCATGGAGAGCAGAGCAATAAGCGTCATCGACAAAGTCATCTTATTTGCCCCGAGCGACTTGAAGGAACAGCTTCTGCAGAAGGATTCGCTTGACATCGACGAGGTCGTGAAGATCGTCGGTTCGTATGAATCTGTGAAGCATCAAGCCCAACAGATGAATCAGTCGTCATCAGGGTTCACCGAGTCTGATATAAATGCCGCAGGGAGAAGCACCATTAACAAAATCAGAAACATACCGTTCAAAGATTGCATGAGGTGCGGAAAACGGGATCACATCGCCAATGATCCAAAGTGTCCTGCTCGCGGTAAAGAGTGCATCAAATGTAAGAGGATTGGCCATTTCGCTGCACGATGTCGCACACCCGCGGGAAAACGAAGATATGCTGAGGAACCAAGGCCAGGCCCTAGCAAAGGATTCAAACGACAACGCGTACACGAGATCGAAACTGAGGACGAAAGAAAGGACCGTAGCTTCATATTTAGCATTAACGATGGAGGAGAATTTTTGTGGCTCAAACTGGGAGGAGTAACGCTGCAACTGCTGATTGATTCTGGCTGCAAGAAAAACATCATCAATGAAAAGGCGTGGGAGTATATGAAGAACAATGGAGCTTAG